One genomic region from Cucumis melo cultivar AY chromosome 9, USDA_Cmelo_AY_1.0, whole genome shotgun sequence encodes:
- the LOC103503330 gene encoding uncharacterized protein LOC103503330, which translates to MDMEIDASKDVRLINDDDLFKAAETGDSSVFTALTPHQLSQSLSLRNEDDRSLLHVAVSSGHADVVKILVTADQSTKVINCADEEGWAPIHSAASIGRSDILDTLLSGGADVNLKNDGGRTALHYASSKGWLKIAETLISHGAKINSKDKVGCTPLHRAASTGNSELCELLIEEGAEVDATDKAGQTPLMNAVICQNKEVALLLIRHGADVDVEDGEGFTVLGRASIEFRPALIDAAKTMVEG; encoded by the exons ATGGATATGGAAATTGATGCTTCCAAAGATGTTCGTTTGATCAATGACGATGATCTTTTCAAAGCCGCAGAGACCGGCGATTCTTCCGTTTTCACTGCCCTCACACCACATCAGCTTTCTCAATCTCTCTCCCTAAGAAATGAGGATGATCGCTCTCTTCTCCACGTTGCCGTCTCTTCAGGCCACGCCGAT GTTGTAAAGATACTGGTTACTGCTGATCAGTCTACAAAGGTAATTAACTGCGCCGATGAGGAAGGTTGGGCACCGATTCATTCTGCTGCTAGCATTGGGCGGTCTGACATTTTAGATACCTTGTTGAGCGGAG GCGCCGatgtaaatttgaaaaatgatgGTGGTCGCACTGCTCTTCATTATGCTTCAAGTAAAGGATGGTTGAAGATTGCTGAAACTCTTATCTCACATGGTGccaaaattaattcaaaagaCAAG GTTGGTTGCACACCGTTGCATCGAGCAGCTAGCACTGGAAACTCAGAATTGTGTGAGCTTCTGATTGAGGAAGGAGCAGAAGTTGATGCTACTGATAAAGCTGGCCAAACACCTCTTATGAATGCAGTAATTTGCCAAAACAAAGAG GTTGCTCTTCTTCTAATAAGACATGGAGCTGACGTGGATGTGGAAGATGGGGAAGGTTTCACAGTTCTTGGTAGAGCTTCAATTGAATTTAGGCCAGCACTGATTGATGCTGCCAAAACAATGGTTGAAGGATGA